The Sorangiineae bacterium MSr11367 genome window below encodes:
- a CDS encoding M23 family metallopeptidase, whose translation MPYAKPAALALLGIVLSIGAACSKSVDGPSPSADLVEMDASSQTRSELGVETWGMHLGEGRFTVVRGYDASKTAIVEFDYQTRRGAKYGFEARLRTKESSVRMELATAGTSSPLEVLENTFKTNAQARQVLDRVVADLAAQTPRAQSVKSLTDADGGGLVEGPTNLLPGCAGAIVQSANEGASTASKCAGTNASDCNSAGIGRAVQAQDANGTQCNDGPKMDRFPVAGPHNLGYDANWATWACDGSNANSDYHTGAGDANHQSGHLGNDVFAAVGTKLVAITDATVVETTTEDPSHDPGASPIGGNSITLKDKDGWSYYYAHMDSPSTLAKGQSVMAGQEVGALGKSGQARGTEAHLHFSIYPNDDYDQGIDPYDRLEKVDQDACR comes from the coding sequence ATGCCCTACGCGAAGCCCGCTGCCCTCGCCCTTCTGGGCATCGTCCTCTCCATCGGAGCGGCGTGCTCGAAGTCGGTCGATGGCCCCTCCCCGTCCGCGGATCTCGTGGAGATGGATGCCTCGAGCCAAACGCGTTCGGAACTCGGGGTCGAGACGTGGGGCATGCACCTCGGCGAAGGCCGTTTCACCGTGGTGAGGGGCTACGACGCGTCGAAGACCGCCATCGTCGAATTCGACTACCAGACGAGGCGCGGGGCCAAGTACGGCTTCGAGGCGCGGCTCCGAACCAAGGAGAGCTCCGTCCGCATGGAACTCGCGACGGCAGGCACGTCGTCCCCGCTCGAGGTCCTCGAGAATACGTTCAAAACCAATGCGCAGGCGCGACAGGTTCTCGATCGCGTCGTCGCCGATCTCGCTGCGCAAACGCCGCGCGCCCAATCCGTGAAATCGCTGACCGATGCGGACGGAGGAGGCCTCGTCGAAGGCCCGACGAACCTACTGCCGGGTTGCGCCGGTGCGATCGTCCAATCGGCGAACGAAGGCGCATCGACGGCGTCGAAGTGCGCGGGCACGAATGCGAGCGACTGCAATTCGGCCGGGATTGGGCGCGCCGTGCAAGCCCAAGACGCCAATGGGACCCAGTGCAACGACGGCCCGAAGATGGATCGCTTTCCGGTCGCGGGCCCGCACAACCTCGGCTACGACGCCAATTGGGCCACATGGGCCTGCGATGGTTCGAACGCCAACAGCGACTACCATACGGGCGCCGGCGATGCGAATCACCAGAGCGGGCACTTGGGCAACGACGTCTTCGCGGCCGTCGGCACGAAGCTCGTCGCCATCACCGATGCCACCGTCGTGGAGACCACGACGGAGGATCCTTCGCACGATCCCGGCGCATCACCCATCGGCGGCAACTCGATCACCCTCAAGGACAAGGACGGGTGGAGCTATTACTACGCGCACATGGACTCACCGTCGACGTTGGCGAAAGGCCAGAGCGTGATGGCGGGCCAGGAGGTCGGCGCCCTCGGCAAGAGCGGCCAAGCGCGCGGTACGGAGGCACACTTGCATTTCTC
- a CDS encoding GH92 family glycosyl hydrolase, producing the protein MSRPFAAALTAILLDVGATAMAASPAALPADDVDPLIGSTGGGNTYPGATAPFGMIAWSPTSTRGDQTSTGAANGYEYGTTRLRGFSLTHVNGAGCNPGAAGDVPIFPHAGDVTSSPTADVTDAIYASNFSHAAERAQPGRYELDLANGVTTDVATTERTAIGTFQFPAGKPANLLFRTSNSLNGSEDAETHLDPVHRRVTGSVLTGAFCGRRANGGINNRKSYYRLHFVAEFDQPFTGTGTWKDATLQPGGLDQTGGEGYATGNDRKGRGSGGYVTFAPGSHVTMRLAISYVSLEGARENLRAELPARATVDGVAAATRRAWNHHLGRIQIGGGTAARRTIFYTALYHALQQPNLVSDVDGRYLGMDRQPHRLERGQDAQYSNFSGWDQYRAQIQLLALLEPRVAGNFAQSLLNYAKQNDGVWDRWVHINGATHVMTGDPSAATLATFHAMGVRNFDTRGAFDSLYRQATVPRPEGLQDAGCPGQCVGQRPNLAQYIASHYSANDACHCWGGAAETLEDAVADFALGRWARSLGDARIAGELTARGGYWRNVFNPATGYAQARNLDGAWVAPFDPASDRGFAQGSSAAYTWMVPHDVAGLAEAMGGRDQAIARLDAFFHDANGGWLLRGGGPLKYDPTNEPDIHAPWLYNELGQPHKTQETVREIVDTIYTTGPSGLPGNDDLGTMSAWYVFAALGLYPRTPGSAELLLSAPSFPSAFVLPDGGAPIVISTSGEGKYIESLRLDGVPHRDWKLGEDFLREGGILSFTLSPRRPLP; encoded by the coding sequence ATGAGCCGACCCTTCGCGGCAGCGCTGACGGCGATCTTGCTCGATGTGGGGGCCACCGCCATGGCGGCCAGCCCCGCGGCCTTGCCCGCCGACGACGTCGATCCCTTGATCGGCAGCACGGGCGGTGGCAACACGTACCCAGGGGCGACCGCGCCCTTCGGCATGATCGCGTGGAGCCCCACCAGCACGCGGGGCGATCAGACCAGCACCGGCGCGGCCAACGGCTACGAGTACGGGACGACCCGCCTGCGCGGCTTCAGCCTCACGCACGTCAACGGCGCAGGGTGCAACCCCGGCGCGGCCGGCGACGTTCCCATTTTTCCGCACGCGGGCGACGTCACCTCGTCGCCCACCGCCGACGTCACCGACGCCATCTACGCGAGCAATTTTTCGCACGCCGCCGAACGCGCGCAACCGGGGCGCTACGAGCTCGACTTGGCCAACGGCGTGACGACGGACGTCGCCACCACCGAGCGCACCGCCATCGGCACCTTTCAGTTCCCCGCAGGGAAGCCGGCGAATCTGCTGTTTCGCACGTCGAACTCGCTCAATGGCAGCGAGGATGCCGAAACGCACCTCGATCCGGTACACCGTCGGGTGACCGGCTCGGTGCTCACCGGCGCCTTTTGCGGCCGGCGCGCGAACGGCGGCATCAACAACCGGAAAAGCTACTACCGCCTTCACTTCGTCGCCGAATTCGATCAGCCCTTCACGGGCACCGGCACGTGGAAGGACGCCACCCTCCAGCCGGGAGGGCTCGACCAAACCGGCGGAGAAGGCTACGCCACCGGGAACGATCGCAAAGGCCGCGGCTCCGGCGGGTACGTCACCTTCGCGCCCGGCAGCCACGTGACCATGCGGCTCGCCATCTCGTACGTCAGCCTCGAGGGCGCGCGCGAGAACCTTCGCGCCGAGCTGCCCGCACGCGCCACCGTCGACGGCGTCGCCGCCGCTACCCGGCGCGCGTGGAACCACCACCTGGGCCGCATTCAAATCGGCGGCGGCACCGCGGCACGACGCACCATCTTCTACACGGCCCTCTACCATGCCTTGCAGCAGCCGAACCTGGTCAGCGACGTCGATGGCCGCTACCTCGGGATGGACCGGCAGCCCCATCGCCTCGAGCGCGGCCAGGATGCGCAGTACTCGAATTTCTCGGGCTGGGACCAATACCGCGCGCAGATCCAGTTGCTCGCGCTGCTGGAGCCGCGCGTCGCGGGAAACTTCGCGCAGTCGCTGCTCAACTACGCCAAGCAGAACGACGGCGTGTGGGACCGCTGGGTGCACATCAACGGCGCAACTCACGTGATGACCGGCGATCCCTCCGCCGCCACCCTCGCGACCTTCCACGCCATGGGCGTGCGCAACTTCGACACGCGCGGCGCGTTCGATTCGCTCTACCGACAGGCCACGGTGCCGCGCCCCGAGGGGCTGCAGGACGCCGGTTGCCCCGGCCAATGCGTCGGCCAGCGCCCCAACCTCGCGCAGTACATCGCCTCGCACTACAGCGCCAACGACGCGTGCCATTGTTGGGGCGGCGCCGCCGAGACACTCGAGGACGCGGTGGCGGACTTCGCACTGGGCCGCTGGGCGCGTTCCCTTGGCGATGCACGCATCGCGGGCGAGCTCACCGCACGCGGTGGCTATTGGCGCAACGTCTTCAACCCCGCCACGGGCTACGCCCAAGCGCGCAACCTCGACGGCGCGTGGGTCGCACCGTTCGACCCGGCGAGCGATCGCGGCTTCGCCCAGGGCAGCAGCGCCGCGTACACGTGGATGGTTCCGCACGACGTCGCCGGCCTCGCCGAGGCCATGGGGGGACGCGACCAAGCCATCGCACGGCTCGACGCCTTCTTCCACGACGCGAACGGCGGCTGGCTTCTGCGCGGGGGCGGCCCGCTCAAGTACGACCCCACCAACGAGCCCGACATCCACGCGCCCTGGTTGTACAACGAGCTCGGGCAGCCGCACAAAACGCAGGAAACCGTGCGCGAGATCGTCGACACGATCTACACCACGGGACCTTCCGGGCTGCCCGGCAACGATGATCTCGGCACCATGTCGGCCTGGTACGTCTTCGCCGCGTTGGGTCTCTACCCGCGAACCCCGGGCTCTGCCGAACTGCTTCTGTCGGCGCCTTCGTTCCCGAGCGCGTTCGTCCTGCCCGATGGCGGTGCCCCCATCGTGATTTCCACGTCGGGCGAAGGGAAATACATCGAGAGCCTGCGCCTCGATGGCGTCCCTCACCGGGATTGGAAGCTCGGCGAGGACTTCCTGCGCGAGGGAGGCATTCTCTCCTTCACCTTATCGCCTCGACGCCCTCTACCTTAG
- a CDS encoding carboxymuconolactone decarboxylase family protein, which translates to MTDERFDRGLKIFRSLNDERTASPAETLADLAPDFGRMTLSALGDFVGRPGLDVRTREIATVCMLSALGHCEPQLQLHIGMALRAGAAPKEIVEACMQVSGYAGYPRALNALAVARRAFEEHGVTVSDAPREVVLAFVNAFQSGDLPGAIGLLADDIVLHVPGERAVIPWAGTWRGRDEVVTFLKTESSEAQHTYFRPGEPLAYHDRVFLPGAEGFRFVNRNSSYEGKFVAEFAVRQGRITLFYMHHDSAGISKAYTGGA; encoded by the coding sequence ATGACCGACGAGCGATTCGACCGAGGGCTGAAGATCTTTCGTAGCCTCAACGACGAGCGGACCGCGAGCCCCGCCGAAACATTGGCGGACCTCGCACCGGATTTCGGGCGGATGACCCTATCCGCCTTGGGCGACTTCGTGGGCCGGCCCGGGCTCGACGTGCGCACACGCGAAATTGCGACCGTGTGCATGCTGTCCGCGCTCGGCCATTGCGAGCCTCAATTGCAACTTCACATTGGCATGGCGCTGCGCGCGGGGGCGGCGCCCAAGGAGATCGTCGAAGCGTGCATGCAGGTCAGCGGATACGCTGGTTATCCGCGCGCGCTCAATGCCCTCGCGGTCGCGCGCCGGGCCTTCGAGGAGCACGGCGTCACCGTCAGCGACGCCCCGCGCGAGGTCGTCCTCGCCTTCGTGAACGCGTTCCAATCGGGTGACTTGCCGGGCGCCATCGGGCTGCTCGCCGACGACATCGTGCTCCACGTGCCGGGCGAGCGCGCGGTGATTCCCTGGGCGGGCACTTGGCGCGGACGCGACGAAGTGGTCACCTTCCTGAAGACGGAAAGCTCCGAGGCGCAGCATACGTACTTTCGCCCCGGCGAGCCGCTCGCCTACCACGACCGCGTCTTTCTCCCCGGCGCCGAAGGCTTCCGCTTCGTGAACCGCAACTCGTCCTACGAAGGAAAATTCGTCGCCGAATTCGCCGTCCGCCAGGGCCGCATCACCCTCTTTTACATGCACCACGACAGCGCGGGCATCTCCAAAGCCTACACGGGCGGCGCTTAG
- a CDS encoding MBL fold metallo-hydrolase has product MIRGRTRRLVALALTLVPLALLANSFRAAPLLAPAPLPDPLPPASPPADVALFQLPTGVTHRSAAFAYRGGSFRDARDFAMTAALVKHPRGDLLVDTGFGRDVDTHFQRMPFLFRAITSYEQGRSAAEQLDATGYDRTRLRGILLTHAHWDHVSGIPEFPGVPVLVNADERRFVDEGGWRTAIARIGPPRFDTYAFEGGAYLGFPRSHDVYGDGSIVVVPASGHTPGSVIVFVALANGHRYAFVGDLAWQREGITEREERPWLARTFADGDPDQVRENLVHMAAIATRFPELTLVPAHDARAFGALPTL; this is encoded by the coding sequence ATGATCCGAGGACGAACACGGCGGCTCGTAGCCTTGGCGCTCACGCTCGTGCCCCTCGCGCTGCTCGCAAACTCGTTCCGTGCGGCGCCGCTCCTTGCACCGGCGCCGCTGCCCGATCCTCTTCCCCCCGCGTCGCCGCCGGCCGACGTGGCGCTGTTCCAATTGCCCACCGGCGTGACGCACCGGAGTGCGGCCTTCGCCTACCGCGGTGGTTCATTCCGCGACGCACGCGACTTCGCGATGACCGCCGCGCTGGTGAAGCATCCGCGCGGCGACCTGCTCGTGGACACCGGCTTCGGCCGCGACGTCGACACGCATTTCCAGCGGATGCCCTTCCTCTTTCGCGCCATCACGTCCTACGAGCAGGGCCGCTCCGCCGCCGAGCAACTCGACGCCACCGGCTACGATCGCACGCGGCTGCGCGGCATCCTGCTCACGCACGCGCACTGGGACCATGTGAGCGGCATTCCCGAGTTTCCGGGCGTGCCCGTCCTGGTCAACGCCGACGAACGGCGCTTCGTCGACGAAGGCGGCTGGCGCACCGCCATCGCGCGCATCGGCCCCCCGCGTTTCGACACGTACGCCTTCGAGGGCGGCGCCTACCTCGGCTTTCCACGGAGCCACGACGTATATGGCGACGGATCCATCGTCGTCGTTCCCGCATCCGGGCACACGCCCGGCTCGGTCATCGTGTTCGTCGCTTTGGCCAACGGCCACCGCTACGCGTTCGTCGGCGATCTGGCCTGGCAGCGCGAAGGCATCACCGAGCGCGAAGAGCGCCCTTGGCTGGCGCGCACCTTCGCCGACGGCGATCCCGACCAGGTCCGCGAGAACCTCGTGCACATGGCCGCCATCGCCACGCGCTTTCCCGAGCTCACGCTGGTCCCCGCGCACGACGCCCGCGCATTCGGCGCCCTGCCGACGCTTTAG
- a CDS encoding multidrug efflux SMR transporter: MNPYLLLAIAIAAEVTATSALKASENFAKLLPSVVVVIGYVVAFGALGRLLKDGFPIAVAYAIWCAAGIAGVALIGALFLKEPLNLTMVGGLALVIGGVVMLELGRSHS, from the coding sequence ATGAATCCGTACCTCCTTTTGGCCATCGCCATCGCCGCGGAGGTCACCGCCACGTCGGCGTTGAAGGCCTCCGAGAACTTCGCGAAGCTGCTGCCCTCCGTGGTCGTGGTGATTGGCTACGTGGTGGCGTTCGGCGCACTCGGCCGCCTGTTGAAGGACGGGTTCCCCATTGCCGTGGCCTACGCGATTTGGTGCGCCGCGGGCATCGCGGGGGTGGCCCTCATTGGTGCACTCTTTCTGAAGGAGCCGCTCAACCTGACGATGGTCGGCGGGCTGGCGCTGGTCATTGGCGGCGTGGTCATGCTCGAACTGGGGCGCTCGCACTCATGA
- a CDS encoding MFS transporter — translation MPFREQLRSFTRPFWAANVMEVFERLPYYGARVVVPVYIASSQDPNGLHFDNRAKGIILTCWTLIQSLLPMFVGGFADKYGRRTTMGASVGLKVAGYLLMATQRSFWGFFLGCQLLAVASAFFKPGQQATLARALDERNSALGWGIVYQVVGLAGWLGPPVAGFLRRLSWSWVFLACAAIVGLNGLVLLNYREPPPSAEETMHTRSTWGVVVHAVRTMVRPRLLAFLVAMSGFFGLYFQLFDSMPNYIEEWIDSRDVIALFGLREGWLAVSTPRGLQVPPELLINIEGTAVVLLMLPITALTAKLARLPALAVGGSILSVGFLLAGITPMGLCALFGIFVCALGEMMGGPKFWAYLASIAPRGEEALYMGFTGVPAAIGVTGATYAGSFLYDRVADKANLALRYLGEHRLVPPETLASLTRPQAMAELQRVTQLDATRATRLLWDTYHPYTFWFVFVGLGLASSMAFVLYARAAQRWEQGKS, via the coding sequence ATGCCCTTTCGAGAGCAACTGCGCAGCTTCACGCGGCCGTTTTGGGCGGCCAACGTCATGGAAGTCTTCGAGCGGCTCCCGTACTACGGGGCGCGCGTCGTCGTGCCGGTGTACATCGCCAGCTCGCAAGATCCCAACGGCCTGCACTTCGACAACCGCGCCAAGGGCATCATCCTCACGTGCTGGACGCTCATCCAGTCCTTGCTGCCCATGTTCGTCGGTGGCTTCGCCGACAAGTACGGACGCCGCACCACCATGGGCGCCTCCGTCGGGCTCAAGGTCGCGGGCTACCTGCTCATGGCCACGCAGCGATCGTTCTGGGGCTTCTTCCTCGGCTGCCAACTGCTCGCCGTGGCCAGCGCCTTCTTCAAGCCGGGGCAACAAGCCACCCTGGCCCGCGCGCTCGATGAGCGCAACTCCGCGCTCGGTTGGGGAATCGTCTACCAGGTCGTGGGCCTCGCGGGCTGGCTTGGCCCGCCGGTCGCCGGGTTTTTGCGTCGTCTCTCGTGGAGCTGGGTCTTTCTCGCGTGCGCCGCCATCGTCGGGCTGAATGGGCTCGTTCTTTTGAACTACCGAGAGCCTCCACCCTCCGCGGAGGAGACCATGCACACGCGCAGCACATGGGGCGTGGTGGTGCACGCCGTCCGAACCATGGTGCGCCCGCGATTGCTCGCCTTCCTCGTGGCGATGTCCGGCTTCTTCGGCCTCTACTTCCAGCTCTTCGATTCCATGCCCAACTACATCGAAGAGTGGATCGATAGCCGCGACGTCATCGCCTTGTTCGGCCTTCGCGAAGGCTGGCTGGCTGTCTCCACGCCACGCGGGCTGCAGGTGCCGCCAGAGTTGCTGATCAACATCGAGGGGACGGCGGTCGTCCTGCTCATGCTCCCCATCACGGCCTTGACCGCAAAACTGGCGCGCCTCCCGGCCTTGGCCGTCGGCGGCAGCATCCTATCCGTGGGCTTCCTTCTCGCCGGCATCACTCCGATGGGGCTCTGCGCGTTGTTCGGCATCTTCGTCTGCGCGCTCGGAGAAATGATGGGCGGGCCCAAGTTTTGGGCCTACCTGGCCTCCATCGCACCGCGCGGCGAGGAAGCGCTCTACATGGGCTTCACCGGCGTGCCTGCGGCCATCGGCGTCACCGGCGCGACCTACGCCGGCAGCTTTCTCTACGACCGCGTCGCCGACAAAGCCAACCTCGCCCTGCGCTACCTCGGAGAGCACCGCCTGGTTCCCCCCGAGACCCTCGCCTCGCTCACGCGCCCCCAGGCCATGGCCGAACTCCAGCGCGTCACCCAGCTCGACGCCACACGAGCCACCCGGCTTCTCTGGGACACGTACCACCCGTACACGTTCTGGTTCGTCTTCGTCGGCCTCGGCCTAGCGAGCTCGATGGCCTTCGTCCTCTACGCGCGAGCAGCTCAGCGCTGGGAACAGGGAAAATCCTAG
- a CDS encoding dienelactone hydrolase family protein has protein sequence MRRSRDVGTSFEWLVRAALCLALGASACAKPSDDGKKGALEEVDAGHEPGEVHFRSGPYLLRGFVVKPAGAGPFPVVVYNHGSEAEPSIEWAGALADWFRGHGFVFFMPYRRGSLGSEGPYWEDVVGRHPVGERVRALVDEMDAQNADVVAAIDWIREQPYADRARVSVAGCSFGGIQTVLTAEKDLGLSAAVDFAGASATWATSPELQVRLKKAVSDAKVPVFFVQAQNDYDTTPSRALAEAMAAAEKPHRMRIFPRFGTTPREGHGKFCGYGMNAWGEDVLLFLRQPPR, from the coding sequence ATGCGACGATCGCGTGACGTAGGGACCTCGTTCGAGTGGCTCGTCCGTGCAGCGTTGTGCCTCGCGCTCGGGGCAAGCGCCTGCGCCAAACCGAGCGACGACGGCAAGAAGGGCGCGCTCGAAGAGGTGGACGCGGGACACGAGCCCGGGGAGGTGCATTTTCGAAGCGGGCCCTACCTGCTTCGCGGCTTCGTGGTGAAGCCCGCGGGCGCGGGCCCCTTTCCCGTCGTCGTGTACAACCATGGAAGCGAGGCCGAGCCCTCGATCGAATGGGCCGGTGCACTCGCGGACTGGTTCCGGGGCCACGGCTTCGTCTTCTTCATGCCCTATCGCCGCGGGTCCCTCGGATCCGAGGGGCCGTATTGGGAGGACGTCGTCGGGCGCCATCCCGTGGGCGAACGGGTGCGCGCCCTGGTCGACGAGATGGACGCGCAAAATGCGGACGTCGTTGCGGCCATCGATTGGATACGGGAGCAACCGTACGCCGACCGTGCGCGCGTGTCGGTCGCCGGGTGTTCCTTTGGTGGGATTCAGACCGTGCTCACGGCCGAGAAAGATCTGGGGCTCTCGGCCGCGGTCGACTTTGCAGGGGCCTCTGCGACGTGGGCGACATCGCCCGAACTCCAAGTGCGCCTGAAGAAGGCGGTATCCGATGCGAAGGTCCCCGTGTTCTTCGTGCAGGCGCAAAACGATTACGACACCACGCCGAGCCGCGCATTGGCCGAGGCGATGGCCGCCGCCGAGAAACCGCACCGCATGCGGATCTTTCCCCGGTTCGGGACCACGCCTCGCGAAGGGCACGGCAAATTTTGTGGCTATGGAATGAACGCGTGGGGCGAGGACGTGCTGCTCTTTCTGCGACAGCCGCCGCGCTAA
- a CDS encoding cobalamin-independent methionine synthase II family protein: protein MIPPYRADHVGSLLRPRELLAARWRGAGTEELAAIEDRYVLRLLAQQQMLGLDVFTDGELRRSNFMSNFTDAVEGLDLDGHVVARNWDATKRDSKVPVSNVTGVVVSKLRQRRGLTSQELPFLMQRAPGAFKVTLPSATQFPAIAYKRGVSDAVYTSHSELLWDIVAIVKSEIAALAAAGVPYIQIDAPRYSYYIDDKWREWMRTEMGVDPEAALDEAIAADNACFDAARRDGVTLAIHLCRGNNRSHWYAEGGYDAIAEKLFASLHVDRFLLEYDDARSGTFEPLRFVPRGKFVALGLVTSKTPMLETQETLRARIEEASRYVPLEHLALSPQCGFASTMEGNILTEDQQWAKLERVVQTARSIWG, encoded by the coding sequence ATGATCCCTCCCTATCGAGCCGACCACGTCGGAAGCCTTTTGCGACCGCGCGAGCTGCTCGCCGCCCGCTGGCGAGGTGCCGGTACGGAGGAGCTCGCGGCCATCGAAGACCGGTATGTGCTGCGGCTGCTCGCCCAGCAGCAAATGCTCGGGCTCGATGTATTCACCGATGGCGAGCTGCGTCGCAGCAACTTCATGAGCAACTTCACCGACGCCGTGGAAGGGCTCGATCTCGACGGCCACGTGGTGGCACGCAACTGGGACGCGACGAAACGCGATAGCAAGGTGCCGGTCAGCAATGTGACGGGCGTCGTCGTTTCCAAACTGCGCCAGCGGCGCGGGCTAACCTCGCAGGAGCTTCCCTTCTTGATGCAGCGAGCTCCCGGTGCCTTCAAGGTCACGCTGCCCAGCGCCACGCAATTTCCTGCCATTGCCTACAAGCGTGGGGTCTCCGATGCGGTTTACACGTCGCACTCCGAGCTTCTCTGGGACATCGTGGCCATCGTGAAGTCGGAAATAGCGGCGCTGGCCGCCGCCGGCGTTCCGTACATTCAAATCGATGCACCGCGATACAGCTATTACATCGACGACAAGTGGCGGGAGTGGATGCGCACCGAAATGGGGGTCGACCCCGAGGCCGCGCTCGACGAAGCCATCGCCGCCGACAATGCCTGTTTCGACGCCGCACGGCGCGACGGTGTCACGTTGGCCATTCACCTTTGCCGCGGGAACAACCGCAGCCACTGGTACGCGGAGGGCGGTTACGACGCCATCGCCGAAAAGCTCTTTGCGAGCTTGCACGTGGATCGCTTTCTTCTCGAATACGACGACGCACGCTCGGGAACCTTCGAGCCCCTTCGTTTCGTGCCACGCGGCAAGTTCGTGGCCCTCGGCCTGGTGACCAGCAAGACCCCCATGCTGGAAACGCAGGAGACCTTGCGCGCCCGCATCGAAGAGGCATCCCGCTACGTGCCGCTCGAGCACCTCGCCCTCAGCCCGCAATGTGGTTTCGCGTCCACCATGGAGGGAAACATTCTCACCGAGGACCAACAATGGGCGAAGCTCGAGCGCGTGGTCCAGACGGCGCGCTCGATCTGGGGTTGA
- a CDS encoding tyrosine-protein phosphatase yields the protein MGERHVTWEGFYNARDLGGLSNRAGRALRYGQLIRSADLRFVTALGWHAAHDAGVRTVVDLRNDREARGTADAVDAARHAEICRVHVPLDGIEDVELWRFLRSQEIHGTPLYYRPFLERKAERVVAVLTAIAQAETGAVIFHCSAGRDRTGLVSLLLLALADVDIETIADDYELTTEPLRSLFQRMGMGDGDLDQVAGLMARKNMTARDALRQTVENLDVEAYLLGAGMSPADLVRLRARLLDDGAKVEGVEAIR from the coding sequence ATGGGTGAACGGCACGTTACCTGGGAAGGCTTTTACAACGCACGCGATCTCGGCGGTTTGAGCAACCGTGCAGGGCGCGCCCTTCGCTACGGGCAGCTGATTCGCTCGGCGGATTTGCGGTTCGTCACCGCCTTGGGGTGGCATGCTGCCCACGACGCGGGGGTGCGCACCGTCGTGGACTTGCGCAACGACCGCGAGGCGCGGGGGACGGCCGATGCGGTGGATGCCGCTCGGCATGCGGAAATATGCCGCGTCCATGTGCCCCTCGATGGGATCGAGGATGTCGAACTCTGGCGGTTTCTCCGTTCCCAAGAGATCCATGGCACGCCGCTTTACTACCGGCCCTTTCTCGAGCGCAAAGCGGAGCGGGTCGTGGCCGTCTTGACGGCCATCGCGCAGGCGGAAACCGGCGCCGTGATCTTTCACTGCTCGGCGGGACGCGACCGAACGGGGCTGGTCTCCTTGCTCCTTCTCGCCTTGGCCGATGTGGACATCGAAACCATCGCCGACGACTACGAGCTGACCACCGAGCCGCTCCGAAGCCTGTTCCAGCGCATGGGCATGGGCGACGGGGATCTCGACCAAGTCGCGGGGCTCATGGCCCGAAAGAACATGACCGCGCGCGATGCGCTCCGGCAAACCGTGGAAAACCTCGACGTCGAGGCGTATTTGCTCGGCGCGGGCATGAGCCCGGCCGACCTGGTGCGGTTGCGGGCGCGCCTGCTCGACGATGGCGCTAAGGTAGAGGGCGTCGAGGCGATAAGGTGA
- a CDS encoding VOC family protein → MLQKSPMYAYLPAKDMARARRFYEATLGFQPKSELSGGVTYEFAGGTACFLYPTPHAGTSQASQAFWQVDNIEREVAELKAKGVRFETYDMPGMQDDIATAGGAKAAWFKDTEGNILALVQPLS, encoded by the coding sequence ATGTTGCAGAAATCACCGATGTACGCCTATCTCCCCGCCAAGGACATGGCTCGAGCGCGACGCTTTTACGAAGCGACGCTCGGCTTCCAGCCCAAGAGTGAGCTCTCGGGCGGCGTGACGTACGAGTTTGCCGGTGGCACCGCCTGCTTTCTCTACCCCACGCCCCATGCGGGCACGTCCCAGGCGAGCCAAGCCTTTTGGCAGGTCGACAACATCGAACGGGAGGTGGCCGAGCTCAAGGCCAAGGGCGTTCGATTCGAAACGTACGACATGCCGGGCATGCAGGACGACATTGCCACCGCCGGGGGCGCCAAGGCGGCGTGGTTCAAAGACACGGAAGGAAACATACTCGCCCTCGTGCAGCCGCTTTCGTGA
- a CDS encoding TetR family transcriptional regulator, producing MTMVDGRKLRGDRKREALIHATLRLVERDGLAGITHRRVANEAGVPTASTTYHFASLDDLLVATLTWCADEFAVAVGDRVARAGGDAREEIRALAEMIAEALGPGRGRLMAEYELYLLAARRPALRPAARRWADILTTVVQHDDNVAFRAFVAGLDGLLMQGMIRDTPPTVEELEPLVASLMRSARGQRS from the coding sequence ATGACCATGGTCGATGGGCGCAAGCTCCGAGGCGATCGGAAGCGGGAGGCCCTCATCCATGCCACGCTGCGGTTGGTCGAACGCGATGGTCTCGCCGGCATCACGCACAGGCGCGTGGCCAACGAAGCCGGGGTACCGACGGCGTCGACGACGTACCACTTCGCGAGCCTGGATGATCTGCTGGTTGCCACGCTCACCTGGTGCGCGGACGAATTCGCGGTCGCCGTCGGCGATCGGGTCGCGCGCGCCGGTGGCGATGCGCGTGAAGAGATCCGCGCATTGGCCGAGATGATCGCGGAAGCCCTGGGGCCCGGTCGCGGGCGGTTGATGGCAGAGTACGAGCTTTACTTGCTCGCAGCTCGCCGGCCGGCCCTTCGTCCCGCGGCTCGTCGTTGGGCCGATATTTTGACCACGGTCGTGCAGCACGACGACAACGTGGCGTTCCGCGCATTCGTCGCGGGCCTCGACGGCCTGCTCATGCAGGGAATGATTCGCGACACGCCGCCCACCGTCGAGGAACTCGAGCCACTGGTCGCCTCGTTGATGCGCTCCGCCAGGGGCCAACGAAGCTAA